A window of Heptranchias perlo isolate sHepPer1 chromosome 43, sHepPer1.hap1, whole genome shotgun sequence contains these coding sequences:
- the LOC137306366 gene encoding uncharacterized protein — translation MNPRNLTPRNLNLRNLTPRDLNLRNLTPRDLNLRNLTPRNLNPKNLNQSVQREPLNPKNQNPRNLNPKNLNPRNLNPKNLNQSVQGPEPQESKPQESEPVRPERAAEPQESDPQESKPQESELDSPKRAIEPQKTKPQEPEPPPLDPAPEPQESEPVRPERASEPQESEPVRPERASEPQESEPVRPERASEPQESEPIRPERASEPQESEPQESEPQESEPQESEPVRPERASEPQESEPVRPERASEPQESEPVRPERASEPQESEPVHPERASEPQESEPQESEPQESEPQESEPVRPERASEPQESEPVRPERASEPQESEPQESEPQESKPQGPEPVRPERASEPQESEPQESEPQESKPQGPEPVRPERASEPQESEPEESESQESEPEESESQESEPEESESQESEPEVSEPQKSEPQKSEPQKSEPIPTARATEPQESEPQESEPVRPERRPEPQESEPQESEPQESEPQESEPVRPERRPEPQESEPREPEPQESEPQESEPQETEPQESEPQESEPQETEPQESEPEESEPQESEPQPLEPAHEPQKSEPVHPERASESQESEPQESEPEESEPQESEPQESEPVHPERASEPQESEPVPSEIETESQESEPQESEPIPPKTAPEPKISDAVPSERTTEPQNSEPQESEPQESEAVPSERTTEFQKSEPQESEPIPPKTAPESKISDAVPSERTTEPQKSEPQESEAVPSERTTEPQKSEPQESEPIPPKTAPEPQIPEAVPSERTTEPQKSEPQQSEPIPPKIAPEPQISEAVPSERTTEPQKSEPQESEPQESEAVPSERTTEPQKSEPQKSEPQESEAVPSERTTELQKSEPVPSRAEPASEPQESGPLLRRQTQSLNPRNVNPPLMNPKNLFSRLQRQGQLLNPRNLFPQLQRQFREPADLNPTVRRDKP, via the exons ATGAACCCCAGGAATCTGACCCCCAGGAATCTGAATCTGAGGAATCTGACCCCCAGGGATCTGAATCTGAGGAATCTGACCCCCAGGGATCTGAATCTGAGGAATCTGAcccccaggaatctgaacccaAAGAATTTGAACCAATCCGTCCAACGAGAGCCACTGAACCCCAAGAATCAgaaccccaggaatctgaaccccAAGAATCTGAACCCAAGGAATCTGAACCCCAAGAATCTGAACCAATCCGTCCA AGGACCTGAACCCCAGGAATCCAAACCCCAAGAATCTGAACCAGTTCGTCCAGAGAGAGCAGCTGAACCCCAAGAATCTGATCCCCAAGAATCCAAACCCCAAGAATCTGAACTCGACTCTCCAAAGAGAGCCATTGAACCCCAGAAAACCAAACCCCAGGAACCTGAGCCCCCACCTCTAGATCCAGCACCTgaaccccaggaatctgaaccaGTCCGTCCAGAGAGAGCATCTGAACCCCAAGAATCAGAACCCGTCCGTCCAGAGAGAGCATCTGAACCCCAAGAATCAGAACCAGTCCGTCCAGAGAGAGCATCTGAACCCCAAGAATCAGAACCCATCCGTCCAGAGAGAGCATCTGAACCCCAAGAATCAgaaccccaggaatctgaaccccAAGAATCTGAACCCCAAGAATCTGAACCAGTCCGTCCAGAGAGAGCATCTGAACCCCAAGAATCTGAACCCGTCCGTCCAGAGAGAGCATCTGAACCCCAAGAATCTGAACCCGTCCGTCCAGAGAGAGCATCTGAACCCCAAGAATCAGAACCCGTCCATCCAGAGAGAGCATCTGAACCCCAAGAATCAGAACCTCAGGAATCTGAACCCCAAGAATCTGAACCCCAAGAATCTGAACCCGTCCGTCCAGAGAGAGCATCTGAACCCCAAGAATCTGAACCAGTCCGTCCAGAGAGAGCATCTGAACCCCAAGAATCAgaaccccaggaatctgaaccccAAGAATCCAAACCCCAAGGACCTGAACCAGTCCGTCCAGAGAGAGCATCTgaaccccaggaatctgaaccccaggaatctgaaccccAAGAATCCAAACCCCAAGGACCTGAACCAGTCCGTCCAGAGAGAGCATCTGAACCCCAAGAATCTGAACCCGAGGAATCTGAATCCCAAGAATCAGAACCCGAGGAATCTGAATCCCAAGAATCAGAACCCGAGGAATCTGAATCCCAAGAATCAGAACCTGAGGTATCTGAACCCCAGAAATCTGAACCCCAAAAATCTGAACCCCAGAAATCTGAACCAATCCCTACCGCGAGAGCCACTGAACCCCAAGAATCGGAACCCCAAGAATCTGAACCAGTCCGTCCAGAGAGAAGACCTGAACCCCAAGAATCTGAACCCCAAGAATCTGAACCTCAAGAATCTGAACCCCAAGAATCAGAACCAGTCCGCCCAGAGAGAAGACCTGAACCCCAAGAATCTGAACCCCGAGAACCTGAACCCCAAGAATCTgaaccccaggaatctgaacctCAGGAAACtgagccccaagaatctgaacccCAAGAATCAGAACCCCAGGAGACTGAACCCCAAGAATCAGAACCTGAAGAATCTGAACCCCAGGAATCTGAGCCCCAACCTCTAGAACCAGCACATGAACCCCAGAAATCTGAACCAGTCCATCCAGAGAGAGCATCTGAatcccaggaatctgaaccccAAGAATCAGAACCTGAAGAATCTgaaccccaggaatctgaaccccaggaatctgaaccaGTCCATCCAGAGAGAGCATCTgaaccccaggaatctgaacccgTCCCTTCAGAGATAGAAACTGAatcccaggaatctgaaccccaggaatctgaacccaTCCCTCCAAAAACAGCCCCTGAACCCAAAATATCTGATGCCGTCCCTTCAGAGAGGACAACTGAACCCCAGAATTCTgaaccccaggaatctgaaccccaggaatctgaagctgtCCCTTCAGAGAGAACAACTGAATTCCAGAAATCTgaaccccaggaatctgaacccaTCCCTCCAAAAACAGCCCCTGAATCCAAAATATCTGATGCCGTCCCTTCAGAGAGGACAACTGAACCCCAGAAATCTgaaccccaagaatctgaagctgtCCCTTCAGAGAGAACAACTGAACCCCAGAAATCTgaaccccaggaatctgaacccaTCCCTCCAAAAACAGCCCCTGAACCCCAAATACCTGAAGCCGTCCCTTCGGAGAGAACAACTGAACCCCAGAAATCTGAACCCCAGCAATCTGAACCCATCCCTCCAAAAATAGCCCCTGAACCCCAAATATCTGAAGCCGTCCCTTCGGAGAGAACAACTGAACCCCAGAAATCTgaaccccaggaatctgaaccccaggaatctgaagccgtcCCTTCGGAGAGAACAACTGAACCCCAGAAATCTGAACCCCAGAAATCTgaaccccaggaatctgaagccgtcCCTTCGGAGAGAACAACTGAACTCCAGAAATCTGAACCAGTCCCTTCGCGGGCAGAGCCAGCTTCTGAACCCCAAGAATCTGGTCCCCTCCTCCGGAGACAGACGCAGTCCCTGAACCCCCGAAATGTGAACCCCCCACTCATGAATCCCAAGAACCTCTTCTCCCGCCTCCAGAGGCAAGGCCAACTCCTGAACCCCAGGAATCTCTTCCCCCAACTGCAGCGGCAGTTCCGGGAACCCGCAGATCTGAACCCCACAGTGCGCAGAGACAAGCCCTGA
- the wdr74 gene encoding LOW QUALITY PROTEIN: WD repeat-containing protein 74 (The sequence of the model RefSeq protein was modified relative to this genomic sequence to represent the inferred CDS: inserted 1 base in 1 codon), whose product MCIYVRACVRNDWLDLRVPVWLRDVQFIPASDKIVTCTSHRQVRVYDPSTPQRRPVLEMTYEEYPLTALSLTPDANSVVVGNTHGQMAVLDLRKGRLLKCLKGQAGSVRSVXCHPTLPLVASCGLDRFLRVHNTGDKKLQHKVYLKSRLNCLLFTSREKWEEEDAEIRVEGSMKDEEEDEIWESMATVTDRTDSKRKTDQQDASYSEKRPKKMRKDS is encoded by the exons atgtgtatctatgtgcgtgcatgt GTGCGGAACGATTGGTTGGATCTGCGAGTGCCAGTTTGGCTGCGAGACGTGCAGTTCATCCCGGCTTCAGATAAAATCGTCACCTGCACCAGCCATCGCCAG GTGCGTGTCTACGACCCCAGCACTCCGCAGCGCAGGCCTGTCCTCGAGATGACCTACGAGGAGTATCCGCTGActgccctctccctcactcctgaTGCCAA TTCGGTTGTCGTGGGCAACACACACGGACAGATGGCAGTTCTGGACCTCAGGAAAG GGAGGCTGCTGAAGTGTTTGAAGGGCCAGGCTGGGAGCGTCCGCAGCG CGTGTCACCCCACCCTGCCCCTGGTGGCTTCCTGCGGCCTGGACCGCTTCCTGCGGGTCCACAACACCGGGGACAAGAAGCTGCAGCACAAG GTTTACCTGAAATCCCGTCTGAACTGCCTCCTGTTCACAAGCCGAGAAAAGTGGGAG GAGGAGGATGCAGAAATCAGAGTCGAGGGGAGCATGAAAGACGAGGAAGAGGATGAAATCTGGGAGTCGATGGCAACGGTCACCGACAGAACTGATTCAAAGAGGAAAACGGACCAACAGGATGCTTCCTACAGTGAGAAAAGGCCGAAGAAAATGAGGAAAGATTCTTAG